A single window of Loxodonta africana isolate mLoxAfr1 chromosome 10, mLoxAfr1.hap2, whole genome shotgun sequence DNA harbors:
- the ZDHHC22 gene encoding palmitoyltransferase ZDHHC22, whose translation MLALRLLNVVAPAYFLCIALVTFVLQLFLFLPSMREDPAAARLFSPALLHGALFLFLSANALGNYVLVIQNSPDDLGACQGTSARRAACPPPSTHFCRVCARVTLRHDHHCFFTGNCIGSRNMRNFVLFCLYTSLACLYSMVAGVAYISAVLSISFAHPLAFLTLLPTSISQFFSGAVLGSEMFVILMLYLWFAIGLACAGFCCHQLLLILRGQTRHQVRKGVAVRARPWRKNLQEVFGKRWLLGLLVPMFNVGSESAKQRDK comes from the exons ATGCTGGCCCTTAGGCTGCTCAACGTGGTGGCTCCTGCCTACTTCCTGTGCATCGCCCTGGTGACCTTCGTGCTGCAGCTCTTCCTCTTCCTGCCCAGCATGCGCGAGGACCCCGCGGCAGCCCGGCTGTTCTCACCGGCTCTGCTCCATGGGgcgctctttctctttctctctgccaaCGCCCTGGGCAATTACGTCCTGGTCATCCAGAACTCCCCAGACGACCTGGGTGCCTGTCAGGGGACCTCAGCCAGGAGGGCGGCATGTCCCCCACCCAGCACCCACTTCTGCCGAGTGTGTGCCAGGGTCACCCTGAGGCACGACCACCACTGTTTCTTCACCGGCAACTGCATTGGCAGCAGGAACATGCGCAACTTCGTCCTGTTCTGCCTCTACACCTCCCTCGCCTGCCTCTACTCCATGGTGGCCGGCGTGGCCTACATCTCCGCCGTCCTTTCCATCTCCTTCGCCCACCCCCTGGCCTTCCTCACGCTCCTGCCCACCTCCATCAGCCAGTTCTTCTCTG GAGCTGTTCTTGGTTCTGAAATGTTTGTCATCCTCATGCTCTACCTCTGGTTTGCCATCGGCCTGGCCTGCGCTGGCTTCTGCTGCCACCAGCTGCTGTTGATCCTCCGGGGACAGACCCGCCACCAGGTGCGAAAGGGGGTTGCGGTGCGGGCCCGGCCCTGGCGCAAGAACTTACAGGAGGTGTTCGGGAAGAGGTGGCTCCTGGGCCTGCTGGTCCCCATGTTCAATGTTGGAAGCGAGAGCGCCAAGCAACGGGACAAGTAG